The following proteins are co-located in the Mus caroli chromosome 7, CAROLI_EIJ_v1.1, whole genome shotgun sequence genome:
- the Ercc2 gene encoding general transcription and DNA repair factor IIH helicase subunit XPD, whose amino-acid sequence MKLNVDGLLVYFPYDYIYPEQFSYMLELKRTLDAKGHGVLEMPSGTGKTVSLLALIVAYQRAYPLEVTKLIYCSRTVPEIEKVIEELRKLLSFYEQQEGEKLPFLGLALSSRKNLCIHPEVTPLRFGKDVDGKCHSLTASYVRAQYQQDASLPHCRFYEEFDIHGRQVPLPAGIYNLDDLKALGQRQGWCPYFLARYSILHANVVVYSYHYLLDPKIADLVSKELARKAVVVFDEAHNIDNVCIDSMSVNLTRRTLDRCQSNLDTLQKTVLRIKETDEQRLRDEYRRLVEGLREASVARETDAHLANPVLPDEVLQEAVPGSIRTAEHFLGFLRRLLEYVKWRLRVQHVVQESPPAFLSGLAQRVCIQRKPLRFCAERLRSLLHTLEIADLADFSPLTLLANFATLVSTYAKGFTIIIEPFDDRTPTIANPVLHFSCMDASLAIKPVFERFQSVIITSGTLSPLDIYPKILDFHPVTMATFTMTLARVCLCPMIIGRGNDQVAISSKFETREDIAVIRNYGNLLLEMSAVVPDGIVAFFTSYQYMESTVASWYEQGILENIQRNKLLFIETQDGAETSVALEKYQEACENGRGAILLSVARGKVSEGIDFVHHYGRAVIMFGVPYVYTQSRILKARLEYLRDQFQIRENDFLTFDAMRHAAQCVGRAIRGKTDYGLMVFADKRFARADKRGKLPRWIQEHLTDSNLNLTVDEGVQVAKYFLRQMAQPFHREDQLGLSLLSLEQLQSEETLQRIEQIAQQL is encoded by the exons ATGAA GCTCAACGTGGACGGGCTGCTGGTCTACTTCCCGTACGACTACATCTACCCGGAGCAGTTCTCCTACATGCTGGAGCTCAAGCGCACGCTGGACGCCAAG GGTCATGGAGTCCTGGAGATGCCCTCGGGCACTGGGAAGACAGTGTCCCTATTGGCCCTGATTGTGGCCTATCAGAGG GCTTATCCGCTGGAGGTGACCAAACTTATCTACTGCTCACGGACCGTGCCAGAGATTGAGAAG GTCATAGAAGAGCTTCGTAAGCTACTCAGCTTCTACGAGCAGCAGGAGGGCGAGAAGCTGCCGTTCTTAGGACTGGCCCTGAGCTCAAGAAAGAACCTGTGTATTCATCCAGAG GTGACTCCACTGCGCTTTGGGAAGGATGTTGATGGGAAGTGTCACAGCCTGACTGCATCGTATGTGCGGGCACAGTACCAGCAGGATGCCAGCCTGCCTCACTGCCGCTTCTATGAG GAATTTGACATCCATGGACGCCAGGTGCCGCTTCCTGCGGGCATCTACAACCTGGATGACCTGAAGGCCCTCGGGCAGCGCCAGGGCTGGTGCCCCTACTTCCTGGCTCGATATTCG ATCCTGCATGCCAACGTGGTGGTTTACAGCTACCACTACCTCCTGGACCCCAAGATCGCAGACCTGGTATCCAAAGAGCTGGCCCGCAAGGCTGTTGTGGTCTTCGATGAAGCTCACAACATTG ACAATGTCTGCATTGACTCCATGAGTGTCAACCTCACCCGCAGGACTCTGGACCGTTGCCAGAGCAACTTAGACACCCTGCAGAAGACTGTGCTCAG GATCAAGGAGACGGATGAGCAGCGGCTGCGGGATGAGTACCGGCGCCTGGTGGAGGGCCTGCGGGAGGCCAGTGTGGCCCGGGAGACAGATGCCCACCTGGCCAACCCTGTGCTGCCCGACGAGGTGCTGCAGG AGGCTGTGCCTGGCTCCATCCGTACGGCTGAGCACTTCCTGGGCTTTCTGCGGCGGCTGCTGGAGTATGTCAAGTGGCGTCTGCGTGTGCAGCATGTGGTGCAGGAGAGTCCACCTGCCTTTCTGAGCGGCCTGGCCCAGCGGGTGTGCATCCAGCGCAAGCCCCTCAG GTTCTGTGCTGAACGCCTGCGCTCCCTGCTGCACACCCTGGAGATTGCTGACCTGGCCGACTTCTCCCCGCTCACACTCCTTGCTAACTTCGCCACTCTCGTCAGCACTTACGCCAAGG GCTTCACCATTATCATTGAGCCCTTTGACGACAGGACCCCCACCATTGCCAACCCTGTTCTGCACTTCAG CTGTATGGACGCCTCCTTGGCCATCAAGCCTGTGTTTGAGCGCTTCCAGTCCGTCATCATCACTTCTGGG ACACTGTCCCCACTGGACATCTACCCCAAGATCCTGGACTTCCACCCTGTCACAATGGCAACCTTCACCATGACGCTGGCCCGAGTCTGCCTCTGCCCGATG ATCATTGGCCGTGGTAATGACCAGGTTGCAATCAGCTCCAAGTTTGAGACCAGAGAAGATATTG CTGTGATCCGCAACTATGGCAACCTCCTGCTGGAGATGTCCGCGGTGGTCCCAGATGGCATTGTGGCCTTCTTCACCAGCTACCAGTACATGGAAAGCACCGTGGCCTCCTGGTATGAGCAG GGCATCCTTGAGAACATCCAGAGGAACAAACTGCTCTTCATTGAGACCCAGGATGGGGCTGAGACCAGTGTGGCCCTGGAGAAGTACCAAGAG GCATGCGAGAATGGCCGTGGGGCCATTCTGCTCTCAGTGGCTCGGGGCAAAGTATCAGAAGGGATTGACTTTG TGCACCACTACGGGCGGGCTGTGATCATGTTTGGAGTTCCCTATGTCTATACCCAGAGTCGAATTCTCAAG GCCCGGCTGGAGTATCTGCGGGACCAGTTCCAGATCCGCGAGAATGACTTCCTCACCTTTGATGCTATGCGCCACGCGGCCCAGTGTGTGGGTCGTGCCATCAGGGGCAAGACGGACTATGGACTCATGGTCTTTGCTGACAAG CGGTTTGCTCGGGCGGACAAGCGTGGTAAGCTGCCTCGCTGGATCCAGGAGCACCTGACTGACTCCAACCTCAACCTGACCGTGGATGAGGGTGTACAGGTCGCCAAGTACTTCCTGCGGCAGATGGCGCAGCCCTTCCACCGG GAGGATCAGCTGGGCCTGTCGCTGCTCAGCCTGGAGCAGCTGCAGTCAGAGGAGACACTACAGCGAATTGAGCAGATCGCGCAGCAGCTCTGA
- the Klc3 gene encoding kinesin light chain 3 isoform X1: MHGAAMSVQVAAPGSTGLGPERLNPEELVRQTRQVVQGLEALRAEHHSLAGHLAEALAGPGPVAGVELLEEKQQVVNHSLEAIELGLGEAQVLLALSAHVSVLEAEKQRLRAQARRLAQENTWLREELEETQRRLRASEEAVAQLEEEKSHLQFLGQLRQYDLPEESQRPESPPRRDSLASLFPSEEEEKKGPEAAGAAAAQQGGYEIPARLRTLHNLVIQYAGQGRYEVAVPLCRQALEDLERSSGHCHPDVATMLNILALVYRDQNKYKEATELLHDALQIREQTLGPEHPAVAATLNNLAVLYGKRGRYREAEPLCQRALEIREKVLGADHPDVAKQLNNLALLCQNQGKFQDVERHYARALSIYEALGGPQDPNVAKTKNNLASAYLKQNKYQQAEELYKEILSQEALPAPLGAPQGGTAGDTQQQVLRRSSSFSKLRESIRRGSEKLVSRLRGEGMAGAAGMKRAMSLNMLNVDGPRAARTQLSTRHLSEAPRTLSVSTQDLSPR, translated from the exons gagcaGCCATGTCTGTGCAGGTGGCAGCCCCTGGAAGCACAGGGCTGGGCCCAGAACGCCTGAACCCCGAGGAGCTGGTGCGGCAGACACGACAGGTTGTACAGGGACTGGAGGCCCTGCGGGCCGAGCACCATAGTCTGGCTGGGCACCTGGCGGAGGCCCTGGCTGGACCAGGCCCTGTGGCTGGTGTGGAGCTGCTGGAAGAGAAGCAACAGGTGGTGAACCACTCGCTGGAGGCCATCGAGCTGGGGCTGGGTGAGGCCCAG GTGCTGCTGGCCCTGTCTGCACACGTGAGTGTGTTGgaggctgagaagcagaggctACGGGCACAGGCACGGAGGCTAGCCCAAGAGAACACATGGCTTcgagaggagctggaggagacaCAGAGGCGACTGCGGGCCAGTGAGGAGGCTGTGGCCCAGCTGGAAGAGGAGAAGAGTCACCTCCAGTTCCTGGGGCAGCTGAGGCAGTATGACCTGCCCGAGGAGAGCCAG AGGCCTGAGTCCCCCCCTCGCCGAGACAGCTTGGCATCTCTGTTCCCCagtgaagaggaggaaaagaaag GTCCTgaggcagcaggagcagcagctgcgCAGCAGGGTGGCTATGAGATCCCAGCTCGTCTGCGGACCCTGCACAACCTGGTGATCCAGTATGCTGGCCAGGGCCGCTATGAGGTGGCAGTTCCCCTATGTCGCCAGGCTCTGGAGGACCTGGAGCGGAGCTCTGGTCACTGCCATCCTGACGTGGCCACCATGCTCAACATCCTGGCACTCGTGTACAG GGACCAGAATAAATACAAGGAAGCCACGGAGCTTCTTCACGACGCCCTGCAGATCCGGGAACAGACGCTGGGTCCTGAACACCCTGCA GTGGCTGCCACCCTCAACAACCTGGCTGTCCTCTATGGAAAACGTGGACGTTACCGGGAGGCAGAACCCCTCTGCCAGCGTGCTCTGGAGATCCGTGAGAAG GTCCTGGGTGCAGACCACCCTGATGTGGCCAAGCAGCTCAACAACCTGGCCCTACTGTGCCAGAACCAGGGCAAGTTTCAGGACGTGGAGCGGCACTATGCACGGGCCCTGAGCATCTACGAGGCCCTAGGCGGGCCACAGGACCCCAATGTGGCCAAGACTAAGAACAACTTG GCCTCAGCCTACCTGAAACAGAACAAGTATCAGCAGGCAGAGGAGCTGTACAAGGagatcctcagccaggaggcccTGCCCGCCCCACTTG GAGCCCCCCAGGGAGGCACAGCAGGCGATACACAGCAGCAG GTCCTGCGCAGGAGCAGTTCCTTCTCTAAGCTCCGGGAGTCCATCCGGCGTGGAAGCGAGAAGCTGGTCTCCCGCCTCCGAGGGGAGGGCATGGCAGGGGCTGCCGG GATGAAGAGAGCCATGTCACTCAATATGCTGAACGTGGATGGTCCCAGGGCTGCCCGGACGCAG CTCTCAACCCGGCACCTGAGTGAGGCCCCTCGGACCCTGAGTGTCAGCACACAAGATCTGAGCCCGCGCTAA
- the Klc3 gene encoding kinesin light chain 3 isoform X2: MSVQVAAPGSTGLGPERLNPEELVRQTRQVVQGLEALRAEHHSLAGHLAEALAGPGPVAGVELLEEKQQVVNHSLEAIELGLGEAQVLLALSAHVSVLEAEKQRLRAQARRLAQENTWLREELEETQRRLRASEEAVAQLEEEKSHLQFLGQLRQYDLPEESQRPESPPRRDSLASLFPSEEEEKKGPEAAGAAAAQQGGYEIPARLRTLHNLVIQYAGQGRYEVAVPLCRQALEDLERSSGHCHPDVATMLNILALVYRDQNKYKEATELLHDALQIREQTLGPEHPAVAATLNNLAVLYGKRGRYREAEPLCQRALEIREKVLGADHPDVAKQLNNLALLCQNQGKFQDVERHYARALSIYEALGGPQDPNVAKTKNNLASAYLKQNKYQQAEELYKEILSQEALPAPLGAPQGGTAGDTQQQVLRRSSSFSKLRESIRRGSEKLVSRLRGEGMAGAAGMKRAMSLNMLNVDGPRAARTQLSTRHLSEAPRTLSVSTQDLSPR, from the exons ATGTCTGTGCAGGTGGCAGCCCCTGGAAGCACAGGGCTGGGCCCAGAACGCCTGAACCCCGAGGAGCTGGTGCGGCAGACACGACAGGTTGTACAGGGACTGGAGGCCCTGCGGGCCGAGCACCATAGTCTGGCTGGGCACCTGGCGGAGGCCCTGGCTGGACCAGGCCCTGTGGCTGGTGTGGAGCTGCTGGAAGAGAAGCAACAGGTGGTGAACCACTCGCTGGAGGCCATCGAGCTGGGGCTGGGTGAGGCCCAG GTGCTGCTGGCCCTGTCTGCACACGTGAGTGTGTTGgaggctgagaagcagaggctACGGGCACAGGCACGGAGGCTAGCCCAAGAGAACACATGGCTTcgagaggagctggaggagacaCAGAGGCGACTGCGGGCCAGTGAGGAGGCTGTGGCCCAGCTGGAAGAGGAGAAGAGTCACCTCCAGTTCCTGGGGCAGCTGAGGCAGTATGACCTGCCCGAGGAGAGCCAG AGGCCTGAGTCCCCCCCTCGCCGAGACAGCTTGGCATCTCTGTTCCCCagtgaagaggaggaaaagaaag GTCCTgaggcagcaggagcagcagctgcgCAGCAGGGTGGCTATGAGATCCCAGCTCGTCTGCGGACCCTGCACAACCTGGTGATCCAGTATGCTGGCCAGGGCCGCTATGAGGTGGCAGTTCCCCTATGTCGCCAGGCTCTGGAGGACCTGGAGCGGAGCTCTGGTCACTGCCATCCTGACGTGGCCACCATGCTCAACATCCTGGCACTCGTGTACAG GGACCAGAATAAATACAAGGAAGCCACGGAGCTTCTTCACGACGCCCTGCAGATCCGGGAACAGACGCTGGGTCCTGAACACCCTGCA GTGGCTGCCACCCTCAACAACCTGGCTGTCCTCTATGGAAAACGTGGACGTTACCGGGAGGCAGAACCCCTCTGCCAGCGTGCTCTGGAGATCCGTGAGAAG GTCCTGGGTGCAGACCACCCTGATGTGGCCAAGCAGCTCAACAACCTGGCCCTACTGTGCCAGAACCAGGGCAAGTTTCAGGACGTGGAGCGGCACTATGCACGGGCCCTGAGCATCTACGAGGCCCTAGGCGGGCCACAGGACCCCAATGTGGCCAAGACTAAGAACAACTTG GCCTCAGCCTACCTGAAACAGAACAAGTATCAGCAGGCAGAGGAGCTGTACAAGGagatcctcagccaggaggcccTGCCCGCCCCACTTG GAGCCCCCCAGGGAGGCACAGCAGGCGATACACAGCAGCAG GTCCTGCGCAGGAGCAGTTCCTTCTCTAAGCTCCGGGAGTCCATCCGGCGTGGAAGCGAGAAGCTGGTCTCCCGCCTCCGAGGGGAGGGCATGGCAGGGGCTGCCGG GATGAAGAGAGCCATGTCACTCAATATGCTGAACGTGGATGGTCCCAGGGCTGCCCGGACGCAG CTCTCAACCCGGCACCTGAGTGAGGCCCCTCGGACCCTGAGTGTCAGCACACAAGATCTGAGCCCGCGCTAA